CTTGAGTCGGTTCTGCCGCCAGGGGTCCCGCCGTCCTTCAAATCGGTCCTGAGCGCCGCCTATGTTGGCTCTGGCAAGAGGGCAATCCGGGCGGAGTTAGAGATGATCGACGGTCTGCCCGCCACCGTAATCCTGTCCCGTTGGACGATGGGCTGGTCCCACCGCTTCACAGATCTGCCGGGCGGTGACCTGTCATTCGAGAACGGCGAGTGGGTCCGGATCGGATCAGACGGAGAGCCCGTCATGCCATTGTTCGCCCTTCCCGCCCCTCTTGCATCCGGGAGGATGGGATGAGCCTGAACAAGCTGGAAATGGCCGGTCTTCAAGAATGCGCCCGATGGCCAGATGGGATGCACTTTCACTGGAAGCGGAAGACCATGGAAAAGCTGGCGGCGAAGGGACTTGTCGAGAAACGTGAGGGGTGCCGAAACGGCTGGACCGTGGCGCCTTTCACTGGCTGGGTTCTCACCGAGGCAGGCAAAGCCGCTCTCCCTTCCCCTATCGCTGCTGGGAGGATGGGAAATGAGTGAAGATCATATGTGCCCTCCTTCGGGCCAAGGCCCTCATCGGGAAAGCTCAATGGCTGGACAGGCTAGCCGCGAAGTCGCGCCGCCTCAGGATGTCGAGCAGTTCTCACGTCGCATCCAAGCTATCGCAGAGCGGTGGAAGGGGCTGAACGGCGGCATCTACACAATTCGGGCCATGGCGCTTGATATGGCCCATACCCTGATGGATGAGCACGCCCTTTCCATGTCTGAGCGAGATCAGGAGATCCAGCGGTTACAGGATAGCGTGGACCGGATTGCGGGCTCTTGGAAAGTCATTGATCAACTGCGCGTCATCAACAAGAACCAAGCCGAGCTTCTTGAGGGTGCAAGGGCCGAGAACGAGCGGTTCTATACTTCCCTCAGGAGCATAGCGCAGAATACGTGCTGCCAAGGCTGTCAGGAAGCGGCTCGGGTTGCTCAGTCCGCTCTTTGCGACACGGGCGATAATCCGCAGGTCTCCCGCAATCGCAGGGTTGGAGGTGGCTATGAGTGAGATGGTGGAGAAGGTTGCGAGGGCCATTTTCAGCACGAACTACCATCCTGACGATGGCGAGTTCGCAAGCCGCATGTTCGACAATGACGACCACCCGCAGGAGAAGCGAAGGGCCTACAGAGCTGCCCGACTAGCCATTGAGGCCATGCGGGAGCCGACAGAGGGGATGGTCGACGCTTGCGGAACGGGCGAGTGCAGGAAGTGGGCACGCGGGGTATGGGCTGAAATGATCGGCGCCGCCCTCCGCGTCAGCGATGAGCACCGGAACGGCGAAGATCCGAAGGAGCTGAGGGCGAAGCCTGCCAGCGCGACGGCTTTAGCCGGGACGCCCGTCCTTCCCCCTCTAGAAGGAACTAAGGAATAGCCGAGAACGAGCGGCAGCCACTATCCACTGTTTCCACAGCCTCCCCCCCACCCCTATTGCTAGGACTCGACTTCACTCCTGCTCAAGCGCCATGTTCCTTATTCGTTCTCGTTGAGTCGAATACGGATGAGCAGGCCCAAGAAGAACTCCCACAAGCTGACCGTCGAGCAGGTTCTCGATATCCGGTTACGCTATGCTGTGGGCGACAGGAGATGGACCAAGATCGGCCGCCTCTATGGCGTGAAGGCAGATGCCGTGCGGAATGCGGCTTTGGGCGTGTCCTACAAGGACCGGCCTATGCCGCCAGGGTGGAGATCGTAAAAGCCCCGCCAGCGTGAGCCGACGAGGCCTTTCAGGTGATGTGCCGCATCTCCTGGGAGGGCACGACATAGAGTCGGGAAGCTTGGCGGCAAGGGTGGATGGTCCCTACTCTCCCCGGTGCTGGATAACCTCCCGAAGCAGACTGTCCAGCCGGTCTCCGAGCTTCTCGATCGAGCCTGCCAGCCGTCCCTCAACCTCTCGCAGAACCTCTCGAGAGACGAGGCGCTCCGCCTGGGTGACCTGATAGGCATTCACGGAAGCCTGCAGGATGGCGATCTTCTCGTGAGCCTTGTCCGCTTTCTCCTCAGCCGCGGTAGCCCGCTTGTCGGCTTGGACGGCCTTCTGCTCTGCCTGGATCCAGAACCGTATGAGGGCGAGCGCAGTCCCTCCGATCATGAAGATGGTTGAGAGGTTGATGTCCCAGCTGAACTGCATTCTTAAGGCCCCACCTTTCGGGGCAGGACCGTCTCAGCAATGGCCCGCTCGGCAATGGTCCGAACGGCGTCGCCCGACCGCTTGGAGCCCGATGAACTGCCGAGCCAGTAGTTGATCACCTGCGTCATGGCCGCCCCGAGGACGCCGAGCAGGATGTTGGCGACGGTCGCCTGTCGTTCGTCCAGGGCGAGAGGCTGGGCTAGGACAAGGTACAGAGCCCCGCCGAACATCACCGTGACCAGGATCGAGACGAGCGGCGCTCCCCAGGAGATCGCCGAGCCGGTTTGCGCCAGGGTGATCGTCTGCTGCCGGGCGTCTTGCGCGTCCTGGATTTCCAGACGGAAGACCTCAAGGGCGGTCCTGGCCTGCTCGACAAAGACTTCGGCAAGCTTCGGATCCGCCTGGATTTGGGCCTGTGCCGCCTTCGGGTCATCTGTCCCAAACACAACCTTGGCGACATCGGCGACCTTGCCGGCTGCGGCGCCCGCCCTGTCGCCGGCGAACATGCCGATCAACTCGGGAGCGTATTGAAGGAGCAAGCCAATGATCGGTGACATCATGCCTTCTTTCCGAAACGGGCTTCCAGGAGGCCTTTGAGGGCAGCAAAAAGCCCGCCTGAAGTGGCGGGCTGGGAGACGGGAACCGGAGCAGGGTCGATGCCGGGAGGGGGCGGCGCTGGAGCGCGTTCAGAGCCGGGTGGTGGTGGCACTGGAGCAGGAGCGGCGGGCGCCGTGATCATGGCGCGCGCTTGCTGCTCTACCCCCACAATTCGCGAACGCCAGCCCTTGCCAAAGACCGGCCAGGTCGGAAGTGAGGAGAGGAACTCAAACCGAGACTTGGTCAGCTTCCGGACGAGATCGGCTGGCTGTCCAGCTCGCACCGCCGCCAGGGTCTGAGGGCCAATCACCCCATCGGCCTTGGTCCCAACCAAGGCCTGAAGATGCTTTGCAGCTCGCGCAGGACCCGAGAGCACAGCAAAGTCGAAGACTGCATAATCCAGGCCGGCTGGCAGATCATCGCCCTTCACTACATTCCAGTAGTTGGCTCGGTAGATAGCACCGGCCTCCTCTACGGTGAGGGCTTTGACCTCTGCCTTGGAGACCCTGCGCCCTCGCCAAGCACTTAGGGTTGTCAGCGTGATCCCTCGGTTGGTGGCGCCGCCCGGATCCTTCGGATGATCGACGTACCCGCCTTCGTGCTTGAGGACGAGCGAAAGCGCCCGCCCGAATGTCTCGGTGGTCATGATGTCCTCGTGATGTGGCATAGAAAAAGCCGCTCCGAAGAGCGGCTGCTAATCCCTCGCGATCAGGAAGGAGTTATTTCGCTAGTCTGCCCAGGCGGGCTCTCAATCCCAGCTTCGCCCGGTCCGCCATGGTCAGCGACCGTTCCGCCTGAAGCTGCGCGCTGATCGCCTGGCACTCAGCCTGCAAGGTCTCGAACTTGCTCTGCATCGCCAGCAGATCGTTCCGAAGCGCGGCGTTCTGGTCTTCCAAGACCATTTGGGCTTCCGACCTCTGGATGTGAGCGGAGCCAGGCGGCCACAGCGCCTCTCGCTCTGCCTTCTCGGCCTCGGCCGCCCAATCCGTCGACGGGATCTTGACCCGTTCCAACTGCACGTAGAACTCGAGATCGTGATCCTGCGTGGTCATGAAGAACTTCAGGTCGAACTTGAGCCCCATCTCCCGAACCATGCGGCTCATCAGGTGCATGAAGTGCCAGGGTGTGAACACCCAGGCATGAACGTCCACATACTGGCCTTCTGCATGCTGCCGCATCGCCATCTCAAGGAACTCGGGACCGTGATGGTACTGCTGGCCTTCAGCGGTCCTATAATCATCCCAGAGCGCCCAGGTGTTGGCAGTCACCACGTTCGCGAAGTGATCCATGACGATGCGCAGACCTGGGCGGCGGCGCTTCTCCTGCCAGGCCTGCGTGACCTCTTCGAACGAGCTTAGGCGGCGGTAGAAGTCGAATGTGAACCGCTTGTCCGGAACGATCAGGAGCAGACGCCCGCCGACCTTCAGAGCATCGTGCATCTCACCAAGCCATCCCCGCAGATCCGGAACGTGCTCGATGACATGAGCCGCGATGATGAAGTCGAGGGGAGCCTTGTCCCCGATCAGATCCACGAGCGGTTGGTCGCGCCAGACGAAGTCGACATCCTCAATCCCCTCGATATGGGCATGGTCGCCAGAATACTTCGCCTTCAACTCCTCGGTTGAGCAATGGTCGACGTAATAGACCTCTGCTTCATCCCGCCGCACCACGGGCCGGCTGAGAGGGCCGACCTCGACGCCCCGCTTCCCTGCAACCCTGTAGTTGCCCAACAGCCGAGCTTTGCGCCGCTCCATCACCCTCTGAAATGCGCTGTCCATCATGGTCCCTGTCAATTCAGGGCCATTATTCCCATCCTCCGGGGAGCAATCAAGCGCCGCTTTGCACAGGTTCCTAGCGCGCGACCTTGGCCTGCCAGTGAATGACCGGGTTCACAGCTGTATTCCAGCTTACAGTGAACGTTGTATTCGTGCGGTTCGAGATCGTCACGGCCGAGTTATGGCCCTCCAACTGCGCGAAGGCGATGTCCGGGGTGGTGAACAGACCATGCGGGATCGTCATCGAGGTCACGCTCGCCCCCGGCATGGTCGCCCCCTCGTTGCTGCCCCGGATGCCGATCTCGTTGCCAAAACGGTAGGATGAG
This region of Microvirga mediterraneensis genomic DNA includes:
- a CDS encoding glycoside hydrolase family 108 protein, whose translation is MTTETFGRALSLVLKHEGGYVDHPKDPGGATNRGITLTTLSAWRGRRVSKAEVKALTVEEAGAIYRANYWNVVKGDDLPAGLDYAVFDFAVLSGPARAAKHLQALVGTKADGVIGPQTLAAVRAGQPADLVRKLTKSRFEFLSSLPTWPVFGKGWRSRIVGVEQQARAMITAPAAPAPVPPPPGSERAPAPPPPGIDPAPVPVSQPATSGGLFAALKGLLEARFGKKA
- a CDS encoding class I SAM-dependent methyltransferase; the encoded protein is MMDSAFQRVMERRKARLLGNYRVAGKRGVEVGPLSRPVVRRDEAEVYYVDHCSTEELKAKYSGDHAHIEGIEDVDFVWRDQPLVDLIGDKAPLDFIIAAHVIEHVPDLRGWLGEMHDALKVGGRLLLIVPDKRFTFDFYRRLSSFEEVTQAWQEKRRRPGLRIVMDHFANVVTANTWALWDDYRTAEGQQYHHGPEFLEMAMRQHAEGQYVDVHAWVFTPWHFMHLMSRMVREMGLKFDLKFFMTTQDHDLEFYVQLERVKIPSTDWAAEAEKAEREALWPPGSAHIQRSEAQMVLEDQNAALRNDLLAMQSKFETLQAECQAISAQLQAERSLTMADRAKLGLRARLGRLAK